The following coding sequences are from one Numida meleagris isolate 19003 breed g44 Domestic line chromosome 22, NumMel1.0, whole genome shotgun sequence window:
- the RUNX3 gene encoding runt-related transcription factor 3: MASNGIFDSFAAYSSTFLRDPSTSRRFTPPSTAFPCGKMGENSGALGAAAAGGRARPEVRSVVDVLADHAGELVRTDSPNFLCSVLPSHWRCNKTLPVAFKVVALGDVPDGTVVTVMAGNDENYSAELRNASAVMKNQVARFNDLRFVGRSGRGKSFTLTITVFTNPTQVATYHRAIKVTVDGPREPRRHRQKLEDQTKPFADRYGELERLRQSMRVTPTTPSPRGSLSTPSHFGSQAQTPIQGTSELSPFSDPRQFDRSFPTLPALTETRFSDPRMHYPGAMSAAFPYTATPSATGIGGISMTSMPTTTRFHHTYLPPPYPGSTQNQSGPFQANPSPYHLYYGTSSSSYQFSMVAGGERSPTRMLSSCTSASAGNNLMNPNLGSQNDGVDADGSHSNSPTTMTTTGRMDESVWRPY, translated from the exons ACCCGAGCACCAGCAGGCGCTTCACACCCCCCTCCACGGCGTTCCCCTGCGGTAAGATGGGAGAGAACAGCGGGGCGCTGGGGGCCGCCGCCGCGGGCGGTCGGGCGCGGCCCGAGGTGCGCTCCGTCGTGGACGTGCTGGCGGATCACGCCGGAGAACTGGTGCGCACCGACAGCCCCAACTTCTTGTGCTCCGTGCTGCCATCCCACTGGAGGTGCAACAAGACGCTGCCCGTCGCCTTCAAG GTCGTGGCGCTCGGAGACGTCCCCGACGGGACAGTGGTGACGGTGATGGCGGGGAACGACGAGAACTACTCCGCGGAGCTCCGCAACGCCTCCGCCGTGATGAAGAACCAAGTGGCGAGATTTAACGACCTCCGATTTGTTGGGAGAAGCGGCAGGG GAAAAAGCTTCACCCTGACGATCACAGTGTTCACCAACCCCACCCAGGTCGCTACATACCACCGAGCCATTAAAGTCACCGTAGACGGACCCCGGGAGCCACGAC GGCACAGACAAAAGCTAGAAGACCAAACCAAACCCTTCGCCGACCGCTACGGGGAGCTGGAGCGGCTGCGCCAGTCCATGAGGGTCACCCCCACGACACCCAGCCCCCGCGGATCCCTCAGCACCCCCAGCCACTTCGGGTCGCAGGCTCAGACTCCCATCCAAG GCACGTCAGAGCTGAGCCCCTTCTCGGACCCACGGCAGTTCGACCGCTCCTTCCCCACGCTGCCAGCCCTCACCGAGACCAGGTTCTCCGACCCACGGATGCATTACCCCGGCGCCATGTCAGCCGCCTTCCCCTACACCGCAACCCCCTCAGCCACGGGCATCGGGGGCATCAGCATGACCAGCATGCCCACCACCACGCGCTTCCATCACACCTACCTGCCTCCCCCCTACCCCGGCTCCACGCAGAACCAGAGCGGACCCTTCCAGGCCAACCCCTCTCCCTACCACTTGTACTACGGCACGTCGTCGAGCTCCTACCAGTTCTCCATGGTGGCGGGTGGCGAGCGCTCTCCCACCCGGATGCTCTCTTCGTGTACAAGTGCCTCGGCAGGGAACAACTTAATGAACCCCAACCTGGGCAGTCAGAATGATGGGGTGGATGCGGACGGGAGCCACAGTAACTCGCCAACCACCATGACAACTACTGGGAGGATGGATGAGTCGGTCTGGAGACCCTACTAG